The following coding sequences lie in one Arachis hypogaea cultivar Tifrunner chromosome 9, arahy.Tifrunner.gnm2.J5K5, whole genome shotgun sequence genomic window:
- the LOC112710826 gene encoding cyclin-H1-1, which yields MADFLTSTHRAKWIFTPQQLVEKYRDASQRAIQTLEKCGATLMEVDSDGTMSYPEPQNSVKDNAEKHSRSKPLSIEEEQSIKVFYENKLQEVCKNFHFPHKIQATALIYFKRFYLHWSVMEHQPKHIMLTCIYAACKIEENHVSAEELGKGISQDHQMILNNEMIVYQSLEFDLIVYAPYRSLEGFMDDMEDFCNASEDQLQMLKRLQDTARLEIDKMMLTDAPLLFPPAQLALAALRSSVALHQVIDFDSYLSSLFSRQNSTHTMSELIEALNTIDSLVMKYKFPSDKELKHINRKLKSCWGQSSHDEGKKREKKSKHKSKKSSSEAHNAPPPA from the exons ATGGCGGATTTTCTGACCTCTACCCACCGTGCCAAGTGGATCTTCACTCCTCAACAGTTG GTTGAAAAATATAGAGATGCTAGTCAGAGAGCCATACAAACTTTAGAGAAG TGTGGAGCAACTCTGATGGAAGTAGATAGTGATGGGACAATGTCATATCCTGAACCTCAGAATTCTGTGAAGGATAATG CTGAAAAGCATTCTCGGTCAAAACCTCTCAGTATTGAAGAAGAACAATCTATAAAAGTGTTTTATGAAAACAAGCTACAAGAAGTTTGTAAAAATTTCCACTTCCCTCATAAGATCCAG GCAACGGCCCTTATCTATTTTAAAAGGTTCTACCTGCACTGGTCAGTAATGGAACATCAGCCAAAACATATAAT GTTGACCTGCATATATGCTGCTTGTAAGATAGAAGAAAACCATGTCTCTGCTGAGGAGCTTGGTAAAGGGATCTCACAGGATCATCAAATGATTCTCAATAATGAGATGATAGTTTATCAG AGTTTGGAATTTGATCTTATTGTTTATGCACCATATCGTTCACTTGAAGGTTTTATGGATGATATGGAG GACTTTTGCAATGCTAGCGAGGACCAGCTTCAAATGTTGAAG AGATTACAAGACACAGCTAGATTGGAAATTGATAAAATGATGCTTACAGATGCACCACTTTTATTTCCTCCTGCGCAG TTGGCTTTAGCTGCTTTGCGCAGTTCAGTTGCACTCCATCAAGTTATTGACTTTGACAG TTATCTGAGCAGTTTATTTTCTCGTCAAAACTCCACACATACAATGTCCGAGCTTATTGAAGCACTTAACACAATTGATTCTTTG GTTATGAAATACAAATTTCCTTCAGATAAAGAATTGAAACATATCAATAGGAAACTGAAGTCTTGTTGGGGTC